Genomic window (Pyrus communis chromosome 13, drPyrComm1.1, whole genome shotgun sequence):
CGCTATCGATGCCAGCTCTTATGTATCTAAGGACCTTCTCAAACTGCTCATTGTCGATCTGTGAGTTGTCACAATGATTAGAAGCCTAACTTAAAAACTTAAATTCTTTATATCGCAGATGAGTACATGAAACGAAAAGAACATCGTTGAAATCACAAATATTTGAGTACCTGAGGGCCTTGTTCAACGCCCTTCTTAAAGGGATCGCCAACAACACGTTTCACAGCACGTGCCTTTGCTTTCTCTATGAACTCATCATACACACGCTCATGTACAAAAGTACGAGACCCCGCACAGCAACATTGCCCCTGCATGTCATCCAAGCATTCATTGACGATGTGTTCTGAACTTCTGATTGTACAGAACCCGGCTTTGTGGAAAACTAATTGAACCAACCTGATTAAAGAAGAGAGCAAAGTGCGCAAGCTCCACAGCATGATCAATGTCAGCGTCTTCACATATAATGAACGGTGATTTCCCTCCGAGCTCTAATGTTACAGGCTTAAGATTGCTTCTTGCAGCCAATTCAAGAATAATCTTTCCAGTATCAGTTGATCCGGTGAAAGCTACCTGAAAAGGGACGCGGTAATGGTTTTAAGTAGCTGGCATATCCAGTGTACAGGGAGAGTGAAGGACAAATGTGCTCCAAAAATACCTTGTCCACATCCATATGACTGGCAAGAGCAGCACCAGCAGTTGGCCCATCTCCAGAAACTACGTTTAGAACACCCGGAGGAAGACCAGCCTGTCACAGAGGAAGCTGAGTATATTGGAAAATGAAATAGGACGGAAAAGAAATATAGAATGCACATACTTCATGTTGATGcagaataaaaatttaattaaactgtagatttatttttatatatttctctTGGCACGTAGATGTGTACGAGTGAGGGAGAGTGAGGCGTCACAGGCCTACCTCTTGGAATAGCTTGGCCACATAGAGGGCAGTCAGAGGCGTCTGCTCAGCGCTCTTTAAGACAATCGTATTACCACAAGCCAGTGCAGGCCCAACTTTCCAGGCAAACATGAGTAGAGGAAAGTTCCATGGAATAATCTGTCCTGCAACACCGATTGGTTCATGCAGCGTTTGCACATGATAAGGTCCATCAGCCGGAACAGTTAGACCATGGATTTTGTCAGCCCATCCTGGATAATTTGAGGAATaaattgtaagtaaaaacaatGTAATGAATGAAAAAGCAAAACAAATCAGTTCATTTTAGTGTTCTAACCAGCATAGTAGTGAAATAGACGAGCCAACATTGGTAATTCGGCGGTCAGAGCTTGTTCATAAGGCTTCCCGTTATTCCATGTCTCTAGAGCTGCCAGCTCTTCACTGTTTTTCTCAACCAAATCAGCAAAGCGTAATAATATCCGTGATCTTTCCtgataaaaagagaaaaaaaacagaTGAAGTCTCAGTGAAAATGCAGATCAATATCTTTATATCCCTCGTCTACTAATCCAGCAGCGAAAGCACAACAGAATAATGTACTTTAAAATCCAGACCAAAGCGATGTACAATAGTTCTTACATAAGCGCTCATCTTCGGCCACGGTCCCTCATCAAATGCCTTGCGAGCAGCAGCTACTGCCCGGTTAATATCTTCTGCATCACCCTCAGCCACATGAGCAATCACTTCTCCCGTACGAGGATCGTACGTTGGAAATGTTTTTCCTGGCAAACAAGAATTTCAAACATTAGCTCCATTACACTGTTTTTCTATCCGGCAGCCACATCCTTTTGCAAGTTCCAATTAGCCAAACACAAAGGCATCAAATGAAAATCTTTTGTTCAATGAAGAAAAGTATTACCTGACGCAGCGTCAACGAATTTCCCATTGATTAGGTGCTGAGTGTGACTAATTTGAACAGGTGGAATGATTAACTCCTCAGTTGCTACAGCAGTACTGATAAACCTGCTAACACTTCTCCCTGCAGATCATAGGACGAATATTATTCGTCgtattaaataaaagaaaattaaaatcaaaatgcCATCCTTGGTTGTATGATGCCATCCTTCATTTTTTTCGTTCTGTAAATCGTTAGTTGAGTCATGCGATAAGTGTTTTTTGGTCATACTCTTTCCACCACACACCAACACAAGAAGAAAGCCATCATTCAGAAATTCCACACacatacagagagagagagagagacaccaAATCAAATGCAGAAATTCATATAGATCGTCGTCGCGTGTTGATCCTGATTAGTTGCAGCTTGAATTAGTCGCAAATGTGGGTTAAGTCAGTTGGTGACGGACAGTGTGCCCGTCACTTCAAATCCCCATAGCGCTTTGTCAAAAAGCAAAACTAAATTTTACTCGAGTCGTCTCTCTTTTCCAAATTACTTGCATGATCTCAGTTGGGTTGCACATCAACCTTAAGCTTTTAGCATCATTTTCGTCATCAGGGGATCTTACATCACTAAATTTTCATTTCTGGGGGATTCAGCTAGCTTTTATAAAGATCCAAGATGCTAGTCATCTATGTAATCCACAAACAAAAACAGTCAACGCCCCTTTTAATGCCGGATCAAACTAGGTTAACAACGGATTAAATTTGGAATCTGATgatcagagagagagaatatcagatcaaaacaataaaagcatgtatgaagataaaaataaaccatggaatcaaaagaagaaaacccAAGAAAGATTAACAGAAGAAAAAGcgaaacaaaagtaaaaaagcaAAAAAGTAGAAAAGGCAAAGGTGGGAAAGCAGGTGGCCACCTCGAGAGCGAAGCAGAGAAGCTGCAGAaccggaggaagaagaagcggCCGAGAGGGAGCGAGAGAGTAAGGAGGAGAGTCTCCGAGCTGCCATATCCACCCACAGCGCTTTAGCTGCTGAAAAGAATACCTCAAAACTCCAAAGCCCttatcttttgagttttgattccAATATTATAGAAAAACAGAGTCTCGTGTGTTCTGCCTCGAAAGTTTCAAGGAAGACaaatagctctctctctctctctctctctctctctctctctctaacccactGGATGGCAGTATGGCACATACACAATGACGTTAGTATAAcaccaaattccaaatgaatttaaaaattaaatattataaaatagcAGCGAAAATTACTAAAAAGCTAAACGAATAAAGAGTATGCTGTGGATTTTCGGTTAAACTTTAataatttgtcaatttttttaggcattaggttttaaattttttcattcaatttttattatGTATTATAGTAATGTGCACGATATATAGcaattgtttgttaaaaaagaaaaataatttctaTTCCTAGTGTGGacatcctttcttcttcttctcttatgTTAGTTCATTTCGTGCacttttgtttgaattttagaatttaaggaaaatttgacTAATTGTAAAAAGTTCATAAATGTAATTGATTAAAATTCAAGTTCAGCGGAAAATTGGCAGACACTTTAAGTTCGGAGGAAAAATCTGCCTAACCCTCTATCAACTAAACAAACCAGGAACTATCTATTCCATCAGAAAATAATAGATTATGATCTGATTCCTTCTCATCACCAACCctataattttattgatatcTTTCCCACATCACATATTTTATGGGTCCAAACGTTATTAGCCTTACAAGCACTATTGTTCTCTTGGTTTCATCGTCATCATGGAGTATGTTTTTGAATGGAAAAATAGATATCAACTTTTAAGTTGTGTTTAGATTTTTTTATGTCAGGGACACTAAATTTATATTATTCATTGAAGTGGATTcgaatttaaatttatataggGAACATAATATCTTAGCCAATTTGATAAAGCTTTAGGTATGCAAGGTGTTCAAATTAGTCGTAAAAGATAATTAGTCATGAATGAAACTTATCATTTCTAAACTCACAAAAAATAATAGGATTTATGCGTTAAAGAATACAAATCTCCCATTAGAgatttacaaaattaaacatgGTTTATATTGAATGGTTGTACTTCTGATTACAGAGAAaacttttgtgataaaattatTACACTTATTGCCTTGCGCATGTAGTAAAATACAAATTGTAAGACAATATTTGTGTTGCTAGTAGTGGGTTGATGGTTCAACTTTTTAAAagattaacatttaaaattaaaatttgaacatTATCATTAATTTAGACAATGTCTTATCCCAACACCTTCGATTATTTTATATTAGCACATTTGAAAGCGAAATCGACCGCAATTGTGTCATCTTTTTAGGGCACGACACCTTAGGAATTAATACAATATAAGTATGGTTAAGTATCTTCAGCAATCTGACCGAATGGAAAAAATTCCTAATCTAAATTAACATGTAAAAACTAGGAACGcgataaattgaaaaagaaagtcTTAACAACCAAAGCAATTTACCATTTATAAAGGTGTTTAAAATGATTGCATTatgaggagagattttttttttttaacaacattATGAGGAGAATTAAATAGTCACAATTGATAAggaattaccaaaaaaaataaagtaccACATAAATGAAATGACAAGCGTGTAAAGGCTCATTTGACAGTGCTTTTAAAGTAGCTGAAAGCACTTTTGATGGAAATATTTTTGAGacaatccttaataaaaatacaagtgaaatctgaaaaaacatttaaagtgaTTCTTacaaaaaacacataattagTACTTCTTGCAAAAAGTATTATAAGTACTTTAAGTACTTCTTACAAAGAGCACTCTAAACGCTTTTGAAACTCAATAGTATTTTTTCTAAAACtgatttcaatcattttaaaaatgtttCTTGACAAACCCTAACTTGGTTTGAAAAACGATGGTTGGTGGCATCtgttaaggataaacaaaaagAGGAGGGAAATATTGGTCTAGCATCCAAAAATAAAGGACGTTCGAGAATAAACATGATTGTGCAGGCACCAAAATCCTTTACATAATGTAGTTCCAAAGAAAATGTCATTGTCATTTGGTGGGTAATGAGTGGGCATGGCAA
Coding sequences:
- the LOC137712910 gene encoding aldehyde dehydrogenase family 2 member B4, mitochondrial-like, with protein sequence MAARRLSSLLSRSLSAASSSSGSAASLLRSRGRSVSRFISTAVATEELIIPPVQISHTQHLINGKFVDAASGKTFPTYDPRTGEVIAHVAEGDAEDINRAVAAARKAFDEGPWPKMSAYERSRILLRFADLVEKNSEELAALETWNNGKPYEQALTAELPMLARLFHYYAGWADKIHGLTVPADGPYHVQTLHEPIGVAGQIIPWNFPLLMFAWKVGPALACGNTIVLKSAEQTPLTALYVAKLFQEAGLPPGVLNVVSGDGPTAGAALASHMDVDKVAFTGSTDTGKIILELAARSNLKPVTLELGGKSPFIICEDADIDHAVELAHFALFFNQGQCCCAGSRTFVHERVYDEFIEKAKARAVKRVVGDPFKKGVEQGPQIDNEQFEKVLRYIRAGIDSDATLECGGGRLGSKGYFIQPTVFSNVKDDMLIAKDEIFGPVQSILKFKELDEVVRRANATRYGLAAGVFTKNIDTANYLTRALRAGTVWVNCFDVFDAAIPFGGYKMSGIGREKGIYSLHNYLQVKAVVTPLKNPAWL